The following are encoded together in the Coregonus clupeaformis isolate EN_2021a chromosome 24, ASM2061545v1, whole genome shotgun sequence genome:
- the LOC121537219 gene encoding repetitive proline-rich cell wall protein 1: protein MVIDATLNSPVYPPVYSSPVYPPVYSSPVYSSPVYPPVYSSPVYPPVYPPVYSSPVYPPVYSSPVYPPVYSSPVSPPGLQLPCLPPLPCLQLPCLPPVYSSPVYPPVYSSPVYPPVYSSPVNPPVYSSPVYSSPVYPPVYSSPVYSSPVYPPVYSSPVYPPVYSSPVYPRSTAPLSTPRSTAPLSTPLVYSSPVYPPVYSSPVYPPVYSSPVYPRSTAPLSTPGLQLPCLPPVYSSPVYSSPVYPPVYSSPVYPPVYSSPVYSSPVNPPVYSSPVYPPVYSSPVYSSPVNPPVYSSPVYPPVYSSPVYSSPVYPPVYSSPVYPPVYSSPVYPRSTAPLSTPRSTAPLSTAPLSTPRSTAPLSTPPVYSSPVYPPVYSSPV from the exons ATGGTTATAGATGCAACTCTGAA CTCCCCTGTCTACCCCCCGGTCTACAGCTCCCCTGTCTACCCCCCGGTCTACAGCTCCCCTGTCTACAGCTCCCCTGTCTACCCCCCGGTCTACAGCTCCCCTGTCTACCCCCCTGTCTACCCCCCGGTCTACAGCTCCCCTGTCTACCCCCCGGTCTACAGCTCCCCTGTCTACCCCCCGGTCTACAGCTCCCCTGTCTCACCCCCCGGTCTACAGCTCCCCTGTCTACCCCCG CTCCCCTGTCTACAGCTCCCCTGTCTACCCCCGGTCTACAGCTCCCCTGTCTACCCCCCGGTCTACAGCTCTCCTGTCTACCCCCCGGTCTACAGCTCCCCTGTCAACCCCCCGGTCTACAGCTCCCCTGTCTACAGCTCCCCTGTCTACCCCCCGGTCTACAGCTCCCCTGTCTACAGCTCCCCTGTCTACCCCCCGGTCTACAGCTCTCCTGTCTACCCCCCGGTCTACAGCTCCCCGGTCTACCCCCGGTCTACAGCTCCCCTGTCTACCCCCCGGTCTACAGCTCCCCTGTCTACCCCCCTGGTCTACAGCTCCCCTGTCTACCCCCCGGTCTACAGCTCCCCTGTCTACCCCCCGGTCTACAGCTCCCCTGTCTACCCCCGGTCTACAGCTCCCCTGTCTACCCCCGGTCTACAGCTCCCCTGTCTACCCCCGGTCTACAGCTCCCCTGTCTACAGCTCCCCTGTCTACCCCCCGGTCTACAGCTCCCCTGTCTACCCCCCAGTCTACAGCTCCCCTGTCTACAGCTCCCCTGTCAACCCCCCGGTCTACAGCTCCCCTGTCTACCCCCCAGTCTACAGCTCCCCTGTCTACAGCTCCCCTGTCAACCCCCCGGTCTACAGCTCTCCTGTCTACCCCCCGGTCTACAGCTCCCCTGTCTACAGCTCCCCTGTCTACCCCCCGGTCTACAGCTCCCCTGTCTACCCCCCGGTCTACAGCTCTCCTGTCTACCCCCGGTCTACAGCTCCCCTGTCAACCCCCCGGTCTACAGCTCCCCTGTCTACAGCTCCCCTGTCTACCCCCCGGTCTACAGCTCCCCTGTCTACCCCCCCGGTCTACAGCTCCCCTGTCTACCCCCCGGTCTACAGCTCCCCTGTCTAA
- the LOC121538092 gene encoding LOW QUALITY PROTEIN: lysine-specific demethylase 5C (The sequence of the model RefSeq protein was modified relative to this genomic sequence to represent the inferred CDS: deleted 2 bases in 1 codon) yields the protein MMAMEGEDFVPPPECPVFEPSWEEFQDPLGYIAKIRPIAEKSGICKIRPPADWQPPFAVEVDSFHFTPRIQRLNELEAETRVKLNYLDRIAKFWEIQGSSLKIPNIERRILDLFSLSKVVIEEGGFDIVSKERRWARVAQKLGYPTGKNIGSLLRSHYERIVYPFEVFHAGASLPQTKPKLYDGEEVDREYKPHSIPLRQSVQPSKISSYGRRANRLQPDGPEDSAPHPLTTGSQHISASPDPTEEDIEKNPELKKLQIYGAGPKMMGLGLVPRNKSIPKKELPQTVTVRDAAVAVQNKEEPGEVKEKEGDSSTATPTPLPPPPPDVKKKEEDDVDGGDGHAEEDQDDPNGDGPCTKMTMRLRRNLSNPQFVDSFVCRMCGRGDEDEKLLLCDGCDDNYHTFCLLPPLTEAPKGNWRCPKCVAEECKRPAEAFGFEQATREYTLQSFGEMADTYKADYFNMPVHMVPTELVEREFWRLVSSIEEDVTVEYGADIHSKEFGSGFPMNNGKKNLSQEEADYARSGWNLNVMPVLEQSVLCHINADISGMKVPWLYVGMVFSAFCWHIEDHWSYSINYLHWGEPKTWYGVPSVAAERLEEVMKKLTPELFEFQPDLLHQLVTIMNPNILMSHGVPVVRTNQCAGEFVITFPRAYHSGFNQGYNFAEAVNFCTADWLPAGRSCIEHYRRLRRYCVFSHEELTCKMAACPEKLDLNLAAATHREMFIIVQEERKLRKGLLERGITEAEREAFELLPDDERQCDNCKTTCFLSALACSNCPERLVCLYHTQDLCNCPTDKLYLRYRYTLDELFAMLHRLKVRAEVFDSWANRVKEAMEQEAGNKIGITDLEVLKAEAAEKKFPDNELLQRLNTVLTDTQHCQQTSTELLNKTQTRRMTLAELKALVEKMENLPCVMSQLEDVQAVLRTIEEFQTQARALVSDRDWRRDSAPPEQLQALLEQGAGLPVDAPECELLKGLQEQGRWLGEVRRTLGPEGGEMTLAVLRNLMEVGCSVPQSVSVETAMAELQELLTIAERWEEKAQICLEQRQKHPLSTLEAIVNEAKLIPVKLPNILSLQGCLSRAKAWVTDLEEIQNGEHYPCLDDLEGLVAIGRDLPVRMEELRQLELQVASAHSWRDKASKTFLKKSSQHSLLQVLCPCVEKRKEREEETDALDDPDTNTLGLSAQDLRDPGAIVTAFKEGEHKEKEALLRLQKVNLSKPGVEKTAEKEVKTEQEDKENGGGRWGEDPMELDTPLHSENRDSNHTTTGSSTPQSVCVCGRAPHPPLLRCHLCKDWFHGGCVPFPSLLPSSSGLPTNPLCWWDWDSRFLCPRCQRSRRPRLETILALLVALQRLPVRLPEGEALQCLTERAITWQGRAKEALDTPEIQGALERLQELKQNQPHREGEEEEEEDRKKGNSESVIVLSDSEVGEGDGVIDLTEENSPKKTLKKEMNGGTQAGCENGVNKKVKSHHNVTGVGSLLPLVPSLKGPVIELSPTTRTQLEELQLEGDLLEVSLDQTSTIHRVLQAALAPHRHTLRTLILIELQEQKGVGRGGRAKDSKRKRKSQRGVTGTEGGPRSQDGSEYKKTRHLNHTPPHIPIQTHP from the exons GGCGATGGAGGGGGAAGACTTTGTGCCTCCTCCGGAGTGCCCAGTGTTCGAACCGTCATGGGAGGAGTTTCAGGATCCCCTGGGCTACATTGCCAAGATCCGTCCAATTGCAGAGAAGTCTGGAATCTGCAAGATTCGCCCTCCTGCT GACTGGCAGCCACCCTTCGCTGTGGAGGTGGATAGCTTCCACTTCACACCCCGTATACAGAGACTCAATGAGCTGGAG GCGGAGACACGAGTCAAGCTGAACTACTTGGATCGGATTGCCAAGTTCTGGGAGATCCAGGGATCCTCCCTCAAGATCCCAAACATCGAGAGACGTATCTTGGACCTTTTCAGTCTGTCCAAG GTTgtgatagaggagggagggtttgATATAGTCAGTAAGGAGCGACGCTGGGCTCGTGTGGCCCAGAAGCTTGGCTACCCCACTGGCAAGAACATTGGCTCCCTTCTGCGCTCACACTACGAGAGGATTGTCTACCCCTTTGAGGTGTTTCACGCTGGGGCCAGTCTGCCG CAGACTAAGCCAAAGCTATATGATGGAGAGGAGGTGGATAGAGAATACAAGCCCCACTCCATCCCCCTACGCCAGTCTGTCCAGCCTTCCAAGATAAGCAGCTACGGACGCCGAGCCAATCGTCTCCAGCCAGAC GGTCCAGAGGATTCTGCCCCCCACCCTCTCACCACTGGCTCTCAACACATCTCTGCATCG CCTGATCCCACGGAGGAGGACATAGAGAAGAACCCTGAGCTGAAGAAACTACAGATCTACGGGGCAGGTCCTAAGATGATGGGGCTAGGACTGGTTCCCAGGAATAAGAGCATCCCCAAGAAAG AGCTGCCTCAGACTGTGACTGTCCGTGATGCAGCTGTTGCTGTCCAGAACAAGGAGGAACCTGGAGAGgtcaaagagaaagagggagactcCAGCACAGCCACCCCCAcaccgctc cctcctcctcctcctgatgtcAAGAAGAAAGAGGAAGATGATGTTGATGGTGGAGACGGACATGCTGAAGAGGACCAAGACGACCCTAACGGTGATGGGCCCTGCACCAAGATGACCATGAGGCTGAGACGTAATCTCAGCAACCCCCAGTTT GTGGATTCATTTGTGTGTCGGATGTGTGGCCGTGGCGACGAGGATGAGAAGCTCCTGCTGTGTGACGGTTGTGACGACAACTACCACACCTTCTGTCTGCTGCCCCCCCTCACTGAGGCCCCCAAGGGCAACTGGCGCTGCCCCAAATGTGTGgctgag GAGTGTAAGAGGCCTGCGGAGGCCTTTGGTTTTGAGCAGGCTACCAGAGAGTACACCCTGCAGAGTTTTGGGGAGATGGCAGACACATACAAAGCAGACTACTTCAACATGCCTGTCCAT ATGGTTCCTACAGAGCTGGTGGAGAGAGAGTTCTGGCGCTTGGTCAGTAGCATAGAGGAGGATGTGACAGTAGAGTATGGAGCAGACATCCACTCTAAAGAGTTTGGCAGTGGATTCCCCATGAACAATGGCAAGAAGAACCTCTCACAAGAGGAAGCG GACTATGCCCGCAGCGGCTGGAACCTGAATGTGATGCCGGTGCTGGAGCAGTCTGTGCTGTGCCACATCAACGCCGATATCTCTGGTATGAAGGTGCCCTGGCTGTACGTGGGCATGGTCTTCTCAGCCTTCTGCTGGCACATCGAAGACCACTGGAGCTACTCCATCAACTACCTGCACTG GGGTGAGCCTAAGACGTGGTACGGGGTTCCCTCTGTAGCAGCAGAACGGTTAGAGGAGGTGATGAAGAAGCTGACCCCAGAGCTGTTTGAGTTCCAGCCTGACCTCCTCCACCAGCTGGTCACTATTATGAACCCCAACATCCTCATGTCTCACGGGGTCCCA GTTGTACGCACCAACCAGTGTGCTGGCGAGTTTGTCATCACTTTCCCCAGGGCTTACCACAGCGGCTTCAATCAGGGATATAATTTTGCTGAAGCTGTCAACTTCTGCACTGCAGACTGG CTGCCTGCGGGGCGCTCCTGTATCGAGCACTACCGTCGTCTGCGGCGgtactgtgtgttttctcacgAGGAGCTGACCTGTAAGATGGCCGCCTGCCCAGAAAAGCTGGACCTCAACCTGGCCGCCGCTACTCACAGAGAGATGTTCATCATCGTCCAGGAGGAGAGGAAACTACGCAAGGGCCTGCTGGAGAGG GGCATCACAGAGGCTGAGAGGGAGGCGTTCGAGCTGCTACCTGATGACGAGAGGCAGTGTGATAATTGCAAGACCACCTGTTTCCTGTCTGCCCTGGCCTGTTCAAACTGCCCTGAACGCCTCGTCTGTCTCTACCACACACAGGACCTCTGTAACTGCCCCACAGACAAACTCTACCTCCG GTACAGGTACACTCTGGATGAGCTGTTTGCCATGTTACATCGGCTCAAAGTGCGAGCCGAGGTGTTTGATTCCTGGGCCAACAGAGTGAAAGAGGCTATGGAGCAGGAAGCGGGCAACAAGATAG GCATCACAGATCTGGAGGTGCTGAAGGCGGAGGCAGCAGAGAAGAAGTTCCCTGACAACGAGCTGCTTCAGAGACTCAACACTGTCCTCACTGACACACAGCACTGTCAGCAGACAAGCACTGAACTCCTCAACAAGACAcagaccag GAGGATGACGCTGGCAGAGCTGAAGGCTCTAGTGGAGAAGATGGAGAACCTGCCCTGTGTGATGAGCCAGCTGGAGGACGTACAG gcggTCCTGCGTACAATTGAAGAGTTCCAGACTCAGGCCCGGGCTCTAGTGAGTGACAGGGACTGGCGGCGAGACTCCGCTCCACCAGAACAACTGCAGGCCCTGTTGGAGCAGGGGGCTGGCCTGCCTGTAGATGCCCCAGAGTGTGAGCTCCTCAAGGGGCTGCAGGAGCAGGGCCGCTGGCTGGGTGAGGTGCGGCGGACCCTGGGGCCCGAGGGCGGTGAGATGACCCTGGCGGTCCTCAGGAACCTGATGGAGGTGGGCTGCAGTGTGCCCCAGAGTGTCTCAGTGGAAACAGCCATGGCAGAGCTTCAGGAGCTCCTGACTATAGCAGAACGATGGGAGGAGAAGGCCCAGATCTGTCTAGAGCAACG GCAGAAGCACCCTCTGTCCACCCTGGAGGCCATAGTGAACGAGGCCAAACTCATCCCAGTCAAGCTGCCCAACATCCTGTCTCTCCAGGGCTGTCTGAGCCGAGCCAAGGCCTGGGTAACTGACCTGGAGGAGATCCAG aaTGGGGAGCACTACCCATGTCTGGATGACCTGGAGGGCCTGGTGGCGATAGGGAGGGACCTGCCTGTCAGGATGGAGGAGCTGAGGCAGCTGGAGCTGCAGGTAGCCAGCGCCCACTCCTGGAGAGACAAGGCCTCCAAGACCTTCCTGAAGAAGAGCAGCCAGCACAGCCTGCTACAG GTGTTGTGTCCGTGTGTGGAGAAACGTaaggagagggaagaagagaccGATGCATTAGATGACCCAGATACCAACACTCTGGGCCTctctgctcaggacctcagggaCCCTGGCGCCATT GTGACGGCGTTTAAAGAGGGAGAGCACAAGGAGAAAGAGGCTCTGCTGAGGCTCCAGAAGGTCAACCTGTCTAAACCAGGTGTGGAGAAGACAGCAGAGAAAGAGGTAAAGACAGAGCAGGAGGACAAGGAGAACGGAGgtgggaggtggggggaggaCCCCATGGAGCTAGACACACCCCTCCACTCTGAGAACAGGGACAGTAACCACACGACAACAGGCAGCAGCACTCCTCAGTCAGTGTGCGTGTGTGGCCGGGCTCCTCACCCCCCTCTGCTGCGCTGCCACCTGTGTAAAGACTGGTTCCACGGTGGGTGTGTCCCGTTcccctccctcctgccctccTCGTCAGGGCTGCCCACCAACCCCCTCTGCTGGTGGGACTGGGACTCACGCTTCCTGTGCCCGCGGTGCCAGCGCTCGCGGCGCCCGCGTCTGGAGACCATCCTGGCCCTGCTGGTGGCGCTCCAGAggctgcctgtccgtctgccagAGGGAGAGGCCCTGCAGTGTCTCACAGAGAGGGCCATCACCTGGCAGGGGCGTGCCAAGGAGGCACTGGACACCCCCGAGATACAGGGGGCACTAGAGAGGCTGCAGGAGCTCAAACAGAACCAgccacacagggagggagaggaggaggaggaagaggacaggaAGAAAGGGAACTCTGAGTCGGTGATAGTGCTATCAGATTCAGAGGTAGGAGAAGGAGATGGAGTGATAGACCTCACAGAGGAGAACTCTCCCAAGAAGACGCTGAAGAAAGAGATGAACGGCGGCACGCAGGCTGGATGTGAAAATGGCGTAAACAAGAAAGTAAAGTCTCACCACAATGTTACAG GTGTGGGTTCTCTTCTGCCGCTGGTCCCGTCACTAAAAGGCCCGGTGATAGAGCTGTCCCCGACCACCAGGACCCAGCTGGAGGAGTTACAGCTGGAGGGAGACCTGCTGGAGGTGTCTCTGGACCAGACCAGCACCATCCACAGGGTCCTGCAGGCTGCTTTAgcgccacacagacacacactcagaacaCTCATACTG ATTGAGCTCCAGGAGCAGAAGGGAGTGGGCCGTGGGGGGCGGGCTAAGGACtccaagaggaagaggaagagccaGAGGGGCGTCACAGGGACGGAGGGAGGACCCCGGTCCCAGGATGGCTCGGAGTACAAGAAGACCCGGCACCTCAACCACACACCCCCTCACATACCCATCCAGACACACCCCTAG